In a single window of the Methanofollis ethanolicus genome:
- a CDS encoding vWA domain-containing protein — protein MDEHSISGMGSPYELNRLSQIVKGDLNPIISVPRTIPRRVREDIAEICVSELILGDHYEIRDARRFIEKFGVFYPLYLNLKWNRAWSDLRNLAEKSPVAGIQALKVLLKKIFDIIDSFSQQSLHLKDSTDSSLQEALNELSRIIEQTRRVWENPEQEGDRDLPQDAETGPNLTPQFEDLSGDLKVLQSTSDPQVLHNFLNDAFQAGQDLQDFIRVESARAPSPDEDTDINVLSYYAEQFAQEYFRLLETTSVGEERSPSDDDGTEETAEEKLSGPTLDAGDESASTSIRPVREAGQTQFSDNDLPIFSPSEEMQTDILDDLDNTISGIILALKSGSKDASDSDNPQEELVGGVLKFMEKPESNEIIQTILRHQLNPAMDLVLSTLWKNLDVLEILVQLFPGRQWDYSLKDLHRNYLENLEHYAKIAENSETLKEIVEQLGRIEMEYGSRKISVSSHGKTEMHSITYSSDLDHLLPTEAVKLQNPTLKLKFAADLAEKKLLTYQLRGKNWVGGSLSTRKRGPVVALVDTSKSMRGSPETIAKATILAIARRMLKEERDVKVILFSSRNQLDTIDLTGTKRMAREFLEFLNQTFGGGTDFNTALKAGMQSLKEPQFRSADLLFITDGGSKISNEALLDGWSSLKKEQDARIFSMIIGRTTAGGLEQVSDETYLMQKADTWSPGNSPAHLIRHITMRS, from the coding sequence ATGGATGAGCATTCGATATCTGGAATGGGGTCCCCCTACGAGTTGAACCGGCTATCACAGATCGTGAAGGGCGATCTGAATCCTATCATTTCGGTTCCCCGTACCATCCCGCGTCGGGTTCGTGAAGATATCGCGGAAATATGTGTATCAGAACTTATCCTGGGGGATCATTACGAGATCCGGGATGCCCGTCGCTTCATAGAGAAGTTTGGCGTGTTTTACCCTCTATACCTGAACCTTAAATGGAACCGCGCCTGGTCGGATCTTCGGAACCTTGCCGAGAAAAGCCCTGTTGCAGGCATTCAGGCACTGAAAGTTCTCCTCAAAAAGATATTTGACATCATCGACTCTTTCTCACAACAGTCTCTGCACCTCAAAGACTCAACCGACTCATCATTGCAGGAGGCGCTGAACGAACTTTCCAGGATCATTGAGCAGACGCGGCGGGTCTGGGAGAACCCGGAACAGGAAGGAGATCGCGATCTCCCGCAGGATGCAGAAACAGGTCCGAATCTCACACCGCAGTTTGAAGATCTCTCCGGCGATCTCAAAGTGTTGCAGAGTACTTCCGACCCTCAGGTGTTACACAATTTCCTGAATGATGCCTTCCAGGCCGGACAGGATCTGCAGGATTTTATTCGGGTAGAATCTGCAAGGGCACCGTCACCTGATGAAGATACAGACATCAATGTCCTGTCGTACTATGCAGAGCAGTTTGCTCAGGAATATTTCCGTCTTCTTGAAACCACTTCGGTGGGGGAAGAGCGGTCTCCTTCAGATGATGATGGAACTGAGGAAACTGCCGAAGAAAAGTTATCCGGGCCGACTCTGGACGCAGGCGATGAAAGTGCTTCTACAAGTATTCGTCCGGTCAGAGAGGCAGGTCAGACGCAGTTCTCTGATAACGACCTGCCCATATTTTCGCCATCAGAAGAAATGCAGACAGACATTCTGGACGATCTCGATAATACCATCTCCGGGATTATTCTGGCACTGAAATCCGGATCAAAAGACGCTTCCGATTCAGACAACCCGCAAGAAGAACTGGTCGGAGGAGTTCTGAAGTTTATGGAAAAACCAGAGTCCAATGAGATCATCCAGACAATTCTCCGACACCAGTTAAACCCTGCAATGGACCTGGTTTTATCCACTTTGTGGAAGAACCTCGACGTTCTTGAGATACTCGTCCAGCTCTTCCCTGGCAGGCAGTGGGATTACTCATTGAAGGATCTTCACAGGAATTATCTCGAAAATCTTGAGCACTATGCAAAGATTGCAGAAAATAGCGAGACGCTCAAAGAAATCGTTGAGCAACTCGGGCGCATTGAGATGGAGTACGGGTCGAGGAAGATATCTGTTTCCTCTCACGGAAAGACGGAGATGCATTCCATCACTTATTCCTCAGATCTTGACCATCTTCTTCCTACTGAAGCGGTAAAACTTCAAAACCCGACCCTGAAACTCAAATTTGCTGCAGACCTCGCGGAAAAAAAGCTTCTGACCTATCAGTTGCGGGGGAAGAACTGGGTCGGGGGCTCCCTGTCGACCAGAAAAAGGGGGCCTGTTGTGGCGCTGGTCGACACATCAAAGTCGATGCGCGGTTCACCCGAGACGATAGCAAAAGCCACGATCCTGGCCATTGCCCGGAGGATGCTGAAAGAAGAGAGGGACGTGAAAGTAATTCTCTTTTCATCACGGAATCAGCTGGATACGATAGACCTTACAGGTACGAAGAGGATGGCCCGGGAGTTTCTTGAATTCCTCAATCAAACATTCGGTGGAGGCACGGATTTTAACACCGCCCTGAAGGCGGGAATGCAGTCCCTGAAAGAGCCACAGTTCCGGAGCGCTGATCTTCTCTTTATCACCGACGGAGGCTCGAAAATCTCGAATGAAGCACTTCTCGATGGGTGGAGCTCCCTGAAAAAAGAGCAGGATGCGCGGATTTTCTCGATGATCATAGGCAGGACGACTGCAGGGGGTCTTGAACAGGTATCGGATGAGACCTATCTTATGCAAAAGGCTGACACCTGGAGTCCGGGCAACAGCCCTGCTCATCTGATACGACATATCACGATGAGATCCTGA
- a CDS encoding methyl-coenzyme M reductase glutamine C-methyltransferase, with protein MKTVVISPGIATYGAMLIGGVAREAGHEVALSTALAAGDAEAVLLSLYSTQHLMDPEMKAFVAGVRASGRPVYIGGPVSAYPEYVLGELAPDAVVVGEGEITVPRLLDVGIHPDLPGIAYFDGEKTVVTSPAPKAPVERRPLPLIPDAIGQQSIRGANAYIETHRGCTGACTFCQVPRFFGRDIRSRSLDEIREEVRTFREKGAKRLSVSGGTGSLYGYDGAIDDDAVIALLEMLAGELGPRNVSAPDIRVDAITDEILEAIQKYTIGWLFFGFESGSDRILRHMGKGVTVAQMHDAVEQSRQHGLKVAGCFIVGYPTETAEDYEATKEFIAAEMLDDVFISVAEPIPRTPLADLVLRTPHEKNPVFTPHEGEYRSLHLTEAEARWFDLSQHADMYKPLLHVVTDEVFSLYLAEARKQGEDVRRVTALIERYDGGGRE; from the coding sequence ATGAAGACCGTGGTCATTTCGCCGGGGATCGCCACCTACGGCGCCATGCTCATCGGCGGGGTTGCGCGGGAGGCCGGGCACGAGGTCGCCCTCTCCACCGCGCTCGCGGCCGGGGACGCAGAGGCCGTCCTCCTCTCCCTGTACTCGACCCAGCACCTGATGGACCCCGAGATGAAGGCGTTCGTCGCCGGCGTCAGGGCCTCGGGAAGGCCCGTCTATATCGGCGGCCCTGTCTCGGCGTACCCGGAATACGTCCTCGGCGAACTCGCCCCCGACGCGGTGGTCGTCGGCGAGGGCGAGATAACGGTGCCCCGCCTCCTCGACGTGGGGATACACCCCGACCTCCCGGGCATCGCTTATTTCGACGGGGAAAAGACCGTGGTCACCTCCCCGGCACCGAAGGCGCCGGTGGAGAGGAGGCCCCTCCCCCTGATCCCGGACGCCATCGGGCAGCAGTCCATCAGGGGCGCGAATGCCTATATCGAGACACACCGCGGCTGCACAGGGGCCTGCACCTTCTGCCAGGTGCCCCGTTTCTTCGGCCGCGATATCCGGAGTCGCAGCCTCGACGAGATCAGGGAAGAGGTGCGGACCTTCCGGGAGAAAGGGGCGAAGAGACTCTCTGTCTCCGGCGGCACCGGGTCCCTGTACGGCTATGACGGCGCGATCGACGACGACGCCGTCATCGCCCTCCTGGAGATGCTCGCCGGGGAACTCGGGCCAAGGAATGTCTCGGCACCCGACATCAGGGTGGACGCGATCACCGACGAGATCCTGGAGGCGATCCAGAAGTACACCATCGGCTGGCTCTTCTTCGGCTTCGAGTCGGGGAGCGACCGTATCCTCAGGCATATGGGCAAGGGGGTGACCGTCGCGCAGATGCACGACGCCGTGGAGCAGTCCCGCCAGCACGGCCTGAAGGTCGCCGGGTGCTTCATTGTCGGTTACCCAACCGAGACCGCGGAGGACTACGAGGCCACGAAGGAGTTCATCGCCGCGGAGATGCTCGACGACGTCTTCATCTCGGTCGCCGAACCGATCCCCCGCACGCCCCTCGCAGACCTCGTGCTGCGGACGCCGCATGAGAAGAACCCGGTCTTCACGCCCCACGAAGGGGAGTACCGCTCCCTCCACCTCACCGAGGCGGAGGCGCGGTGGTTCGACCTCTCCCAGCACGCCGATATGTACAAACCCCTCCTCCACGTGGTCACCGACGAGGTCTTCAGCCTCTACCTGGCGGAGGCGCGGAAGCAGGGGGAGGACGTGCGGCGGGTGACCGCGCTGATCGAGAGGTACGACGGGGGAGGACGAGAATAA
- a CDS encoding AAA family ATPase — protein sequence MKYAMAIRENLSAIQSSFQSIFKERDDEIRGALLGIVSGEHVLFLGPPGTAKTYLAYTICKSIEGGTFYYYLLTRFTTPDEIFGPLSLKALEQDEFRRNIDGYLPTAHIALLDEIFKANSSILNSLLTILNERKFHNGKNILDVPLLSVFGASNELPEEDENLEALYDRFLFRYSIDYIQDEKNFFEYLTGSSDGFTPSTTLSVQDINAIRKKAQELPVDPDVLDSILALRKELWSMDIHISDRRWKKILHVLKVAAAANGDASVNRTMLPLLQHMLWIVPDQREQIRKRILDVAVSGGIDTYQLGGEVSDFDKISRSVQYSYDPGQKLPQVVTCKNCNDTFGTVWDLISHSEKNPSHKYYTNSNWQTYNATDTLRSLGMKPNTIDHSKYKMLIREYNEILEKKNRLKQSLDSETEDLKNHLNQNIWISRRDVDEILLRYEEKIRDLYTIEEKMANIEKSIEYRHKS from the coding sequence ATGAAATACGCGATGGCCATAAGAGAAAATCTTTCGGCAATTCAGTCCTCTTTCCAGTCTATTTTTAAGGAGCGGGACGATGAAATCCGGGGAGCGCTCCTTGGAATAGTATCCGGAGAACATGTTCTCTTCCTCGGGCCACCGGGAACAGCCAAAACATACCTGGCCTACACCATCTGCAAGTCGATCGAGGGGGGCACATTCTATTATTATCTGCTCACTCGCTTTACAACGCCCGATGAAATATTCGGCCCTCTTTCGCTGAAAGCCCTCGAACAGGATGAATTCCGGCGTAATATTGACGGATACCTGCCGACTGCGCATATCGCCCTTCTCGACGAAATCTTCAAGGCAAACAGTTCCATCCTCAACAGCCTTCTGACCATCCTGAACGAGCGAAAGTTCCACAACGGGAAAAATATTCTGGATGTCCCGCTGCTCTCGGTCTTTGGTGCATCAAATGAACTCCCGGAAGAGGATGAAAATCTCGAAGCCCTGTATGATCGTTTCCTGTTCCGGTACTCTATCGACTACATTCAGGATGAAAAGAACTTTTTCGAATACCTCACCGGAAGCAGCGACGGCTTTACGCCCTCCACAACACTGTCGGTCCAGGATATCAATGCCATCCGGAAGAAAGCGCAAGAATTACCTGTTGACCCGGACGTCCTGGACAGCATTTTAGCGCTCCGGAAGGAGTTGTGGTCCATGGATATTCACATTTCAGACCGTCGGTGGAAGAAGATCCTTCATGTACTGAAAGTCGCGGCCGCAGCAAATGGTGATGCGAGCGTCAACCGCACAATGCTCCCTCTGCTCCAGCATATGCTCTGGATAGTTCCCGATCAACGAGAGCAGATCAGGAAACGTATTCTGGACGTGGCCGTTTCCGGTGGAATAGACACGTACCAACTGGGTGGCGAGGTGAGCGACTTCGACAAAATAAGTCGGTCCGTCCAGTATTCATATGATCCGGGTCAGAAACTTCCTCAGGTCGTGACGTGTAAAAATTGCAATGATACATTCGGCACAGTCTGGGACCTGATCAGTCATAGCGAAAAGAATCCGTCTCATAAGTATTATACAAATTCAAATTGGCAAACGTATAATGCGACTGACACACTCAGGTCGCTCGGAATGAAACCAAACACTATTGACCACTCTAAATATAAAATGCTGATTCGTGAATATAACGAAATTTTGGAGAAAAAGAATAGATTAAAGCAGTCATTGGACTCTGAAACGGAAGATCTGAAGAACCATCTCAATCAAAATATCTGGATCTCTCGCAGAGACGTCGATGAAATTCTCCTCAGGTACGAAGAGAAGATCAGGGATCTTTACACAATAGAAGAAAAGATGGCAAATATCGAGAAGAGTATTGAATATCGACATAAATCCTGA
- a CDS encoding ABC transporter permease has product MTAVLLLALFLASGLAAQSGVHLQDGLYAAVTDDPDVAAILAHDPLFTVHLVDSATLSRGLAGYDLIISGGRTYTAETEKGQAALSAFATAWRHYRNTVYTAEDDLFAAYPLWIDTVEVTSELDFTATESGQTVSLQPQGESVPSPSGPVEEVPTPPPVQAMPTGDLKEKLASGGNDQVSRYVDMVSGGPDLGHFKTPSQLAPPLPFDSLIYVFVFIFPLYFTSQFYMMTIANERVDRRGEALLSTPAGPLAIILGKAVPYFFLMLAVSSAIILLTGGSFLVLLPLVPVIVFFLAAALLIGMTARSFRELSFLSIFFSTVITSYLFFPSIFANVHAISRISPLTLVVLQFEGTGFSAADYLYATALFWLSSAAVLWLCVRNFNEERLFSQESLTSRIISFVRGAMARAHPIASLVALNACIIPLVFMVQLMYLVLLFNIPMPFSLILLILLAAATEEVAKSIGIIAVLRGTPGTFTWTNLVLAAVATGAGFLIGEKLLLFVMIAQVTGSVFGTILFSGVGLLWVPFLLHAGGAFILGAAVKAGGRRMYLPGLVIAAGVHALYNLILIGGAV; this is encoded by the coding sequence ATGACCGCCGTCCTGCTCCTCGCCCTCTTCCTGGCATCAGGCCTGGCGGCCCAGAGCGGCGTCCACCTCCAGGACGGACTCTATGCCGCCGTCACCGACGACCCGGACGTCGCCGCCATCCTTGCACACGACCCCCTCTTCACCGTGCACCTCGTCGACAGTGCGACTCTCTCGCGGGGCCTCGCGGGATACGACCTGATCATCAGCGGCGGCCGGACATATACCGCGGAGACGGAGAAGGGCCAGGCCGCGCTCTCAGCCTTTGCAACGGCCTGGCGGCACTACAGGAACACCGTCTACACCGCGGAGGACGACCTCTTCGCCGCCTACCCCCTCTGGATCGACACCGTCGAGGTGACCAGCGAACTCGACTTCACGGCGACGGAGAGCGGACAGACAGTCTCGCTACAGCCGCAGGGGGAGAGCGTGCCGTCCCCCTCCGGACCTGTCGAGGAGGTGCCGACCCCCCCGCCGGTGCAGGCCATGCCGACCGGCGACCTGAAAGAGAAACTCGCCTCTGGTGGGAACGATCAGGTCTCCCGGTACGTGGACATGGTCTCCGGCGGGCCAGACCTCGGGCATTTCAAAACCCCCTCGCAACTCGCCCCTCCCCTCCCCTTCGACTCTCTCATCTACGTCTTCGTCTTCATCTTCCCCCTGTACTTCACCTCCCAGTTCTACATGATGACGATCGCGAACGAACGCGTCGACAGGCGCGGCGAGGCCCTCCTCTCCACCCCCGCGGGGCCGCTCGCGATCATCCTCGGCAAGGCAGTCCCGTACTTCTTCCTGATGCTCGCCGTCTCCTCGGCGATCATCCTCCTGACCGGCGGTTCGTTCCTCGTCCTCCTCCCTCTGGTCCCGGTGATCGTCTTCTTCCTTGCGGCGGCCCTCCTCATCGGCATGACGGCCCGGAGTTTCCGGGAACTTTCCTTCCTCTCCATCTTCTTCTCGACCGTCATCACATCGTACCTCTTCTTCCCCTCGATCTTTGCAAACGTCCACGCGATCAGCAGGATATCGCCGCTGACCCTTGTCGTCCTCCAGTTCGAGGGCACCGGTTTCTCGGCCGCGGACTACCTGTACGCCACCGCCCTCTTCTGGCTCTCCTCCGCCGCCGTGCTCTGGCTCTGCGTGCGGAACTTCAACGAAGAGAGACTCTTTTCGCAGGAGAGCCTCACCTCCCGGATCATCTCCTTCGTCAGGGGGGCGATGGCGCGGGCGCACCCGATCGCCTCCCTCGTCGCCCTCAACGCCTGCATCATCCCCCTCGTCTTCATGGTGCAGTTGATGTACCTCGTCCTCCTCTTCAACATCCCGATGCCCTTCTCCCTCATTCTCCTCATCCTCCTCGCCGCCGCGACCGAGGAGGTGGCGAAATCGATCGGCATCATCGCCGTCCTCAGGGGGACGCCGGGCACTTTCACCTGGACGAACCTCGTCCTTGCCGCCGTGGCGACAGGCGCCGGTTTCCTTATCGGCGAGAAACTTCTCCTCTTCGTGATGATCGCCCAGGTCACAGGATCGGTATTCGGCACCATCCTCTTCTCGGGCGTCGGCCTCCTCTGGGTACCCTTCCTCCTCCACGCGGGCGGGGCATTCATCCTCGGTGCGGCCGTCAAGGCCGGAGGGCGGCGCATGTACCTCCCCGGCCTCGTCATCGCCGCAGGCGTCCACGCCCTCTATAACCTCATCCTCATCGGAGGCGCAGTATGA
- a CDS encoding PEGA domain-containing protein — MITKRVIALGVVLMAMLLLVMPVAAIGGNEAWIQVRCNVEGASVYFDGDYKGQIAGGELNVPVYTTGTPYHTAKAVMDGYYTSSTSIGSYPAAGETRTVYITLNPTPTPAPATTGTLSVTSSPSGAKVYVDGSYYGRTSQVISGLSTGDHRVEVTLDGYETWKSSSRVRAGQVTDVYASLTHKPTLGSIYVSSDPSGANIYLDGVYKGTTPRTLSGIAEGRHYVDVELAGYQEWSGPVTVVSNQQAYVSASLGPNPQPTVGTIAVYSDPIGAYIYLDGAYQGRTSPEGFVIIGVSPGAHTVNLKLDGYKDAATSVNVNSGQQSSVRSTLQTPGTNTGSVEITSDPAGAEIYLNNAYKGVTPVTLNDLAPGSYTVALKLNGYVDWTTTATVNTGTTTPISAQLAAVPPTTQKSPGMVVPALGALAVLGYLAARREH, encoded by the coding sequence ATGATCACGAAGAGAGTCATTGCGTTGGGAGTAGTGCTGATGGCCATGCTCCTCCTGGTCATGCCCGTTGCAGCTATCGGCGGGAACGAGGCATGGATCCAGGTGCGCTGCAACGTGGAAGGCGCATCGGTCTACTTTGACGGCGACTACAAGGGGCAGATCGCCGGCGGCGAACTGAATGTCCCGGTCTATACCACCGGCACGCCGTACCACACGGCAAAAGCCGTCATGGACGGCTACTACACCTCGTCGACCTCGATCGGCAGTTATCCCGCAGCCGGCGAGACCAGGACAGTGTACATCACCCTGAACCCGACCCCGACCCCGGCACCGGCAACCACCGGCACCCTCTCGGTGACCTCCTCGCCGAGCGGCGCCAAGGTCTATGTGGACGGGTCGTATTACGGCAGGACGTCCCAAGTCATCTCAGGTCTCTCGACCGGCGACCACCGGGTCGAGGTCACCCTCGACGGCTACGAGACCTGGAAGAGCAGCTCCCGCGTGAGGGCCGGCCAGGTCACGGACGTCTATGCCTCCCTGACACACAAACCGACGCTCGGTTCGATCTATGTCTCGTCCGATCCCTCGGGCGCGAACATCTACCTTGACGGCGTGTACAAGGGAACGACCCCGCGGACCCTCTCCGGCATTGCCGAGGGCAGGCACTATGTCGACGTCGAACTTGCCGGCTACCAGGAATGGAGCGGACCGGTGACTGTCGTCTCCAACCAGCAGGCCTATGTCTCGGCAAGCCTCGGCCCCAACCCCCAGCCGACCGTGGGTACCATCGCGGTCTACTCCGATCCCATCGGGGCCTACATCTACCTTGACGGCGCCTACCAGGGCCGCACCTCCCCTGAGGGCTTCGTGATCATCGGCGTCTCGCCGGGCGCCCACACCGTGAACCTCAAGCTTGACGGCTACAAAGACGCGGCCACCTCGGTGAACGTGAACTCGGGCCAGCAGTCGTCGGTGCGTTCGACCCTCCAGACCCCGGGGACAAACACGGGTTCGGTGGAGATCACCTCTGACCCGGCAGGGGCAGAGATCTACCTGAACAATGCCTACAAGGGGGTCACCCCGGTGACACTCAACGACCTTGCGCCGGGCAGTTACACTGTCGCCCTCAAACTCAACGGCTATGTCGACTGGACGACGACCGCGACGGTGAATACCGGCACGACGACACCGATTTCGGCGCAGCTCGCGGCAGTCCCGCCGACGACACAGAAGTCTCCGGGCATGGTCGTCCCAGCCCTCGGGGCCCTTGCGGTCCTCGGGTACCTCGCGGCCCGGAGAGAACACTGA
- a CDS encoding ABC transporter permease — translation MNARHVWTVAKKEFRGIGQERTIVLAILLQVFIAMFSSFLVIGLTSLYDPASMDRSGSVYAVGYAGADSPLQGILEADDTFAVYRMDLSPAVAALKERQLAAVVYVPPTPPDAVESVQVTLYTLKNDIQTAVVGVELKEDFEEYETLLRYARADRLSAAPIEVAVPAGTGGQSFFLFIYGLLIPLLLFMPAIISASLIIDFITEEYSAHTLDTLLSTPLTFTEILWGKVFAAWVLVPLQGGAWLLLLGLNGIAVHNIVEVLVHVSAASFVLILLGALAALHFRDRTNAQFIFSTGLVVVLLVALAAPANPANFIVLLAAGADVPWHWAALAVVLCGTLLLATVIDRYARLIARRAMA, via the coding sequence ATGAACGCACGACATGTCTGGACCGTCGCAAAAAAGGAGTTCAGGGGGATAGGGCAGGAGCGGACGATCGTGCTTGCGATCCTCCTTCAGGTCTTCATCGCCATGTTCTCCTCCTTCCTGGTCATCGGCCTCACTTCTCTCTACGACCCGGCCTCGATGGACCGTTCGGGCAGCGTCTATGCCGTCGGCTATGCCGGGGCCGACTCTCCCCTGCAGGGGATCCTGGAGGCTGACGACACGTTTGCCGTCTACCGGATGGACCTCTCCCCTGCGGTCGCCGCCCTGAAAGAACGGCAGCTTGCGGCCGTCGTCTATGTCCCGCCGACCCCGCCCGATGCGGTGGAGTCCGTGCAGGTCACCCTGTACACCCTGAAAAACGATATCCAGACGGCGGTCGTGGGCGTGGAACTGAAGGAGGACTTCGAGGAGTACGAGACCCTCCTCCGATATGCGCGGGCAGACCGCCTCTCTGCCGCACCCATCGAGGTCGCCGTCCCGGCAGGAACAGGGGGCCAGAGCTTTTTCCTCTTCATCTACGGCCTCCTCATCCCCCTCCTCCTCTTCATGCCCGCGATCATCTCGGCAAGCCTGATCATCGACTTCATCACCGAGGAATACAGCGCTCACACACTCGACACCCTTCTCTCCACCCCCCTCACCTTCACGGAGATTCTCTGGGGCAAGGTCTTCGCGGCCTGGGTGCTCGTGCCCCTCCAGGGCGGCGCATGGCTCCTCCTCCTCGGCCTCAACGGCATCGCCGTCCACAATATCGTCGAGGTGCTGGTCCACGTCTCCGCTGCCTCGTTCGTCCTGATCCTCCTCGGCGCCCTCGCAGCCCTCCACTTCAGGGACCGGACAAACGCACAGTTCATCTTCTCAACCGGCCTTGTGGTCGTCCTCCTCGTCGCCCTTGCAGCCCCGGCAAACCCGGCGAACTTCATCGTTCTCCTTGCCGCGGGGGCCGACGTCCCCTGGCACTGGGCCGCCCTCGCCGTCGTCCTCTGCGGGACCCTCCTCCTCGCCACCGTCATCGACCGCTATGCCCGTCTGATCGCACGCCGGGCGATGGCCTGA
- a CDS encoding YIP1 family protein: MRQTIVERAQGFLINPVETFRDARADYLGAALVYFGTLLAVNLVLLCLLVIGGLVLVSGGEPGLIVFAVLVSVIADAIGTIVLFVLAALTLHLFVVLLIGGKGIKETIKTLAYAATPGLLLGWVPLIGILAWLWTLGLAAVGVRELHETSTGRAAGAVIPVPGIALVLFFIALVVVFSNIPEGPSYLSTRYTYDLSIQTRTPIENVTFLLPVPTYHNRPAIGPEPITDDFYSSRLPENVTSTLVLVDGRHYLRLTTPHMDAGDEISLDYQNYTSLGQNFSPEVVPQLVNTLYPFNNESLFSSGQNLTHADCSPGEVKTHGTNPGYSCTYAIPISAYYDNGTQVEISSGIEGANDWREFFDAWISNHYSDRYHLTITGEPQGWTSANGRVVAGSGVYREWQVGPLPASDA; encoded by the coding sequence ATGCGGCAGACGATCGTCGAAAGAGCACAGGGGTTCCTCATCAACCCTGTCGAGACATTTCGAGATGCACGAGCCGACTATCTCGGCGCCGCACTCGTGTACTTCGGCACCCTCCTCGCCGTCAACCTCGTCCTCCTCTGCCTTCTCGTCATCGGCGGGCTTGTTCTGGTGTCCGGGGGAGAACCCGGACTGATCGTATTTGCTGTGCTCGTCTCCGTCATCGCTGACGCAATCGGCACGATCGTCCTCTTCGTCCTCGCCGCCCTGACCCTCCACCTCTTCGTCGTCCTCCTCATCGGCGGGAAAGGCATCAAGGAGACTATCAAGACTCTCGCATACGCCGCTACCCCTGGTCTCCTCCTCGGGTGGGTCCCCCTCATCGGCATCCTCGCATGGCTCTGGACCCTGGGCCTTGCGGCCGTCGGGGTCAGAGAACTCCACGAGACCTCGACCGGGCGGGCGGCGGGCGCAGTCATCCCGGTACCGGGGATCGCACTCGTCCTCTTCTTTATTGCCCTCGTCGTGGTGTTCAGCAATATCCCGGAGGGCCCTTCATATCTGAGCACCCGCTACACCTACGACCTCTCCATCCAGACCAGGACGCCCATCGAGAACGTGACATTCCTCCTCCCGGTCCCGACATACCACAACCGTCCGGCCATCGGTCCCGAACCGATCACCGATGATTTCTACTCCAGTCGTCTCCCGGAGAACGTCACGTCCACCCTCGTCCTTGTCGACGGCCGGCATTACCTGCGGCTGACCACCCCGCACATGGACGCCGGGGACGAGATCTCTCTTGATTATCAGAACTACACATCACTCGGCCAGAATTTCAGCCCGGAGGTCGTGCCGCAGCTGGTCAACACCCTCTACCCCTTCAACAACGAGTCCCTTTTCTCCTCCGGGCAGAACCTCACCCATGCAGACTGCTCTCCGGGGGAGGTGAAGACGCACGGCACCAATCCAGGTTATTCCTGCACCTATGCCATTCCCATCTCTGCATACTACGATAACGGGACACAGGTCGAGATATCCTCCGGGATCGAGGGAGCGAACGATTGGAGAGAGTTTTTCGATGCCTGGATCTCCAATCACTATTCAGACCGCTATCACCTCACCATCACCGGCGAACCGCAGGGCTGGACCTCTGCCAACGGGAGGGTGGTGGCAGGGTCGGGGGTCTACCGCGAGTGGCAGGTGGGACCTCTCCCGGCCTCAGACGCCTGA